The Chryseobacterium glaciei DNA window AAATACGCTTCCCTACTTCTCCGAAGATTTTCGGTGCTTCTGTAAACTCTACCCATTAGTCCGCGCAGGTCTAACCGGAATATACGCAAACTCTACGGTAAGCAATATTTTGCCGTAGGCTTTTCCCTTTAAGCTACAAGGCTGTTTGTAAAGCAGGCTTCTTTTTACAGAAACCCGCCTTTATAAAAATGGTTATTAGTTTTATTTTGCAAAGATCTCTTTCAGCTGAGAAAGAATATTACTGTTTCCGGAAACGGTAATATCTCCAATTTTGTCGGCGATTTTCTCCATATATTCCATTTCTTTCAGCTTCCATAGAACTTCGTTTTCTTCCATCAGTTTTGCGGTGTTGAGCAAACTTCTTGTGGAAGCGGTTTCTTCACGACGCATGATGCTGTTGGCCTGTGCTTTTTTCTCAGCGATCAAAACCTGATTCATAATTTCTTTCATTTCTCCGGTCAGGATTACGTCACGGATTCCGGCATCAGAGGCTTTCAAACCTAGATCTTCTGCTTTGTTTCCAAGATTTTCAAGGATTTCTTTTCCTACAGCATCTTTTTTTACCAGCAATTCATCCAATGTCAAAGCTCCAACGAACTCACGTAAAGCCAATTGCATCAAAATATATAATTGCTTATCATATTCTTTGTTTTCCATCAACGCTTTCTCGATGTTTTCCACCTGAAAACGTACATAGAAGTTGATACGAAGCATCGCTTTATCTTTCGTTAAAAGTTCCTGACCTGCAATTTCCATTTGTTGCATACGCGTATCAATGGCTTTTACCTCAACAGAAATTTCGTTGTTCCAGAAATAGTAAGTTCCGGCTTCCAAAACTTTGGTTAATTTTCCGTCAATCAACAATAATCCTTTATATTGATTCGTCACAACAAACTTTCTTGTGAAATTTTTCAACTTCATATTTTCCAGGATTGTTTTAGAGATTTTCTCTGTGATCTCAACTTTTGTTAAGTCAATTTTTTGAAATTCTCTGTTCAAAACACCTTTCCAGAAGGCATATTGACCAACATTCAAAACTTCCTTAAAGATTCCGTTTTCTTGTACCAAAACGATTTCGCCATCTTTCACGTCAATAACTTCCAACATTGAATTTAAACCTTCATTTTTCAATAAAAGATTCAGATCTTCAGTTGTTTTAAATGGATTTTTCATTTCATGAATTTCCACGGATTTATTTCCGAAAATCCAATGATTACCTTCTTTTAAGATCTCAATTAAGTTTCGGTTTTTGAAGACCAAACCAACCTGATACGCTTTAATTTGTACATTTTTAAACATCATATTTTATTTTAAGTGTTATTAATTTTAATTAAAAAAGGAAAAATTCGAGATTCTCTCTTCCAAAAATGGCGGAAGGAAAGTTTTTCATGAAATTCCATTCAATTCAGAATATTATTTTCAAACCTATTTTCTAATTAATCAGATCTTGGGCGTGTCCCTTGCCATCGCTGAAAGCAACAACTCGGGTCGCTACGTTCACTTCTATCTTTTTTGCGAACAAAAAAGGATATCCGTTACCATCGCTCACGCGGAAAATCGTCCTTCTTAGAAAATTCAGTCCAATCATTGACTATTCATCAACCGAATTTCATTTTCAGAAATTTTTTTTTTCTTACAAGCTTTTTCAAAATGTTGATTCAACAACTGAAAAAAACTCAAATTTTCCCGTTACAAAATGTTTTTTTAGTGAGAAACATTCAAAACTCTAATAAAAAATAGATTTTGAGTCTATTTTCAAACTACAGTGACAGTGTAGTGCTCTAACCAACTGAGCTACTTCACCCGAAGTGAAGACAGGATTCGAACCCGTGCATCCAAAAAAGCTATTACTCTAACCGAACTGAGTTATATTCCCTTACGGAAATAGAAGGATTCGAACCTTCGACCCATAGCGCATGGTAGAAGTTTTTTGGCAAACTTCTGAAACCTTCAAGTCAAGTTGAACAGAAAAAAATAATGTTTCTCAACAAAATCCTCTGCAATGGTGCTATACAGAAACACTCAACAAGACTTGCCTGATATTTTGACTAAAATCTGTTTTTCAAAATTTTAGTGTTGTTTTGTTTTGATGATGCAAAGTAAAGGGTGTATTGCGCAATGTTTCTGCGTAGAGTATTTTTAATATATTTTTTTAAATTTTCTTTTGTCTTGAAACAAAAGAAACAAAAGTTCAAGACTTGGAAACTTCCGCTAAAAATTAAAATTTAATCCTAAAATTCCCAAAACTCGCGCGAATTGATTATTTGTTCTTCAATTCAAAATTCGCCTCGCGCTTCAAACAGTGGGAATTTCTTAACGGATTAATTTTTAATTTTCTTAACGCTACATTTTCCTATGTCAATAAAAAAGCTCCCTTTATCAAAGGAAGCCAATATTAAATTGTCATATTTTACAATTACTATTGTTGTAAACACCAATGCAAAATCTTTGCAATATTTTTCGCATCATCCACACCTCTGTGATGTGTGCCTTCAAGCTTCAAATTCAATTCGCCTAAAGCTCTTGCCATACCGACACTTTTTCTGACGGTCGGATGTAATTCTCCGAATAACGTTTTCACATTAATATGATCATCACTCAAAGGATAATCGACATTGAATCTTCTTGCCTGATTTTGAAGCATATTCAAATCGTAGTTTCCATAACTTGCCCAAGTCAGGTCTTCAGAATCGTATTCCGCTCTCAGAATATCTAATGCATCTTCGAGTAAAATACCTTCTTCATCAAGCATTTTCTGAGTAATGGAAGTCAGTGCCGTACAAAACGGACTTACTTTTGAAAATTGAGGTTTCACTAAGATTCCCTCATTTTGCGAAATCTTTCCGGTTTTTGCATCCATGATACAAACGCCAATTTCTATGATCTCACTTTCCTGACCTCTCGGCGGGCGGTCATCCCAACACGTGGCTTCGAGGTCTATAATTAATATGTTGTCTGTTGTTTTCACTTTTTTAAATGTTTTAAAAGGTTGGAAGTTTGAAGTTGGGGGCTGGAAGTGAATTACGCATTGCAAAAAACTTCCAGCTTCCTACTCCCATCTTCCTTACCAAAATTATTATTCCAAAATTTTTCTTAGAATTCTGGCTGCATTGTAAGCATCGTCTGCTCCGCTGTGATGATTTCCTTCAAAATCCATGTTGAAAAACTTCAGGGCTCTTTTTAAACCCATCATTTTATGAAGTCCATGATAATTTTTGAATTGATTCATCACATTTAAGTAATTTTCAGAAAAAGGATTTTCAATTCCGAGATAATCACACTGTTCCATAATCTGCTCTTTATCAAAATTTCCAAAGCCCGCCCAAGTAAGCGAAGTTGAATCGTATTCATCCCTTATTTTCTCACAAGCTTCTTCGAAATGAATTCCTTTTTCTTTTATTAATTGTGGAGTAATTCCTGTAAGATCCGTACAAAATTTATTGATTTTAGACCTTTCGGGAATGACGTAAATGCTTTGTTTCTTGGAAATTGCTTTTGTTGTTACGTTTAATTCGCAAATTCCTATTTCTATAATATCGACTTTTTGACCAGGTGGAATTCTGTCGTTTTCCCAACAGGTGGCTTCTAAATCGACGATTAATATTGTGTTTGTTGTTTTCATAATTAATTTAATAAATGATAATTGGCAAATGATAAATGATTTTTACATTACTCATTACCAATTATTTATTACTCATATTAGCTTCTTGGCACAAACGGTGGTGTCCATTTTTTCTTCTTCATCAATTCCTTAACTTCCTCGTAAGAGATTGGGCAAAAATTGTGACAATCTACTCCAACATCAATACTTAAAGCCATTTCGTCATCTGACAATGTTCCGTGTGAATGCCCGTAAAGTTGCCAAACTCCACGATGTGAACCGTTCCAAGTGCGCATGGCGTAATGAAAAAGAATGATTTTTTGTTTGCCATTGTCGTTTTCAGGTTCATCAATTTTCAGTTCATGATAATCTCGAATAGAAGCGAATCGTTTAGGGTAAGTCAATGCTGCACCTTCATGGTTGCCTTTTATTAAGTGGATATTACCGTTTAATTGATCTAAAATTTCTTTGGTAAAATCAGGTTTTCCTAAACTCATATCGCCTAAATGATAGACAGTATCACCATCTGTAATTCTTTCATTCCATCTTTTGATGAGTTCTTCATTCATCTGTTCCAAAGACTCAAAAGGTCTTTCGGAGAATTTTATAATATTTTCGTGACCAAAATGATGGTCTGCTGTAAAAAATATATTGGGTTTCATTTTTTGTCTTGTTTAAATTTTTAATTAATTTTCTCGAAATGCTTTATAAAAAGCAGTTTCAATTTCTAGTTTATCATTTTCCGTATATCTTCTGGAAAAGTGAATCGGGATGGCTTCTTTCACCTCAAATTCATTCATAATTTTTCCTGATGCAGATGCAAAGCTGTGATAATTGGTCTTTGCAAATTCCTGATCTTCATCTTTGTAAAATGTTTCGATGTAAACCAAATCCGCTTCTTTGAAAATCGTTTTGATTTTTTCATAATTATTTTCACAGACGGCATGATCCATAATTACTCCTAATTTGTAACCTTCACTTTTTGTCAAAAGATGAAATAGATCAGAAGCTTTGTAAACTGTTTCTTCAATCCGGATTTCTTTGTTTGAATCGTTGTTTTCAAAAGCTGTTTTTAATTCGCTGATCCATTTTCCTTTTTTAAATTCGGAAGCATATTCATTAAAAGTGACTGAATCTTTTTCTTTAAACAGATATGCAATCGAATCTGTTTTGTGATCAAGAATTGCGAAATCAACATTCACGTATTCATCTTCAAAAAGGAAATTCTGAGTTGTTCCCAATTCAAGATCCCAATGTGGCGGACGAATTTTATAGACATTGATTTCTTCTTTTGAAACAATTTCCCGAATTTCATATTCGATAGCGCTTTCATCAACTAAATTCCAAGTGTAAGACTTTAATCTTGCTTCAACTTGATGATGAATATTTTTCGGTCCGCAAATCACAATTTTTTCTCCGCTTCCAATCTGATGTCTGAAAATTCCATCAAAATTTGAAAAATGATCAATATGAGTATGACTAATGAATATCGCTGAAACCGACTGTATTTCTTTCACTGTCAGTAAACTCGCTTCCCCGCAATCACACAAATAGTGTTTTCCTGAATTGGGAATTTTTATTAATATACTTATGTCTTCTCTTAAAAGACTTTTTATTTCTGCCTGTAACATTTTTTTAATTTTTTTAACTACTTTTCGCCTTTCAACTGTTTAGATTCCTGCGGAATGACAAACAAGCTGGAAAGTTTTTGCAATTTAATTAAACACATAAAAAAGTTTCGATAATAAATTACCGAAACTAAACTTTAAGAGTCATCAACTCTTCTTTTATAAAGTCGATTACTAAAGAATTCAATTTTTTGTTGATTCTTTTCTGTTCGTCTTTTTCTATAATTGTGAAAACTTTCGGGAAATCTTTTTCAAAATCTTCCAAAATATCCTGTGAGAAAAAACCAATGACTTTCCCAATCATTTTGGGTTCAAATTCACCAATCTTGCTAACAACATTATTCAACCTGTTTACAGTTGCGTATTTTTGGATTTCTTCCCAAATTTCCTGAGCCTTTTCACTGAAATGAACTTCTTTTTGAGTCGGTTTATCTTTTCTAACCATTTTAGATTTTTCGACCCATTTTTCATTTTTATTTTTTAAAATGACCCTTGAACCGTTTCCAAAATATTTGGTTTTCAAAGTTTTAACAATAGTTCCTTCACACATATTATTCTCGATTTCCGATAATCCCAACCAAGCCGGAATTTTAGAATCGAAAACATTAGAGAACTTCAAAGCCTCATCTAAAGTACCTTGAAACAAAATTTTCGCATAGAAAAATCCGGTTTCCTCGAAAATTTGGTTGACCAAATCTGTATCTAAATAAGTTGTTCCATTCAATTTAATATCGAATGCATAAAATTCATTGTAAGGCGCATATTCAACACCTTTTTGAACTTTTATTGCATCTTTTACGGGCTCAACTTCTTTGTGCTTGTAACCACCACCGAACAATTCACCGTAAATAACAACGGTTTCTAAATCAGGGTAAATAGTTTTCACTTTTTCGAAGACATCAATTACGTTTTTTCTGTAACGTTCTAAAATTTGATGTGCATTGTAAAATTTTTCATCCTTTTCGATGAAAGCGGTTCTTTTAGCGATCTTAATTTCCTTTCCATCGGTAAAGAAAGAGAAATTAGCGCCGTGAACCTTTTCCTGTACAATGAAAACCTCATCCCCAAAACCCTGCAAGTTGATCTGATCGATCACGCGGGTTTGGTAAGCATTTTCTATAGAGTTATATGTTTTGAAAATCATTTTTTTTAATTTTTAATTATTTTAACCACAAAAGAGACAAAAGATTTAACACTTTAAAACACTTAAGTTTTTAAAGCTTAACACTTTGAAAAACATCAAGTACACATAAGAGAAAATTCAAGATTTCATTTGTAGTTTAACTTATTTCTAATTCGTTATTCTTCATTTGAATAACGTGTCTTTGAGCGTGAAGTGAAAGGAAATAAATGTATTCATACACATTGATTTTTCCCAGTTCGTTCACCGTCATTGTTGTTTTACAGAGGAGACCTTCACCGTTTTTCATCAAGTCTAAATAATTTAAACATTGATGATATTGCTGAGAAATTAAACTTCTGATTTCATTTAAATTTAATTCTCCTTTCGGCTCCATATGTTCTGGTCTTATCCATTCAAAAGCTCCATACTCGCCTACCTTATCGAACTTTTCTTTATCGAAACTGTAATGTTGCATTTCAAGATTTAAATCAAGATTAAGATAATTTCTCATTGCTTTCTTTGAGCCTTTTTCAATAAGAATCAACAAGTAAAAGTTCGTCAGATAAATGTGTTCTAAAATCTGCTGAACTGTCCAACCTCCATTTGAAGGCGGATAATTCAACGTAGCTTTATCTTTATCAAACCATCTCTCAACCTCATCAAAACTGAGTTTCAAATGCTTTTTTATATCTTGAATTAATCTAAAAATATCCATTATAATTTTTTAAAGTTGTTCAAAAGACCTTCAATATTTGCCTTTCCAACAGGATTCATTGAGTGGGAGTAGAATTTTGGTAAGTCCAGATAGTTATCCATACAATATTCTACCAACCATTTTGCACAATCGTAACCTGTTTTTTCAACAAATCCCTTAGAATCTGGTTCTAAATAATGTTCATCTGCAAGGTCGTGGTCAAAAGAAATCATTTCCGGAAGTCCTTTTTCCAAAATCCTATTGACAAACTGCTCGTAATTACGAACGATATGCCAATCTTTTCTGAGGAAAATATTCTGTTTTGTATAATGATAAGCCTCAATCGGATATCTTATATCGTCCAGAAACAATAATCTTTTTGTTATTTCCATTGTTCTATTTTTTTAATTTGAAAAGTAAATATTCAAAGCTTTGATAATACTTTTCACGTTCGTATTTGGATAAAATCCCGAGCTGTTGATACAATTTATTTCAACAATTTTCCAGCCTTCATCGATTAAACAAATATCCATGACAAAAGCTTCTTCAAGATTGAAAAGTTGGATCATTTCATTAGCGAAGCTCAATCCGTCTTCTGAAACATTTTCTTCGAAAGGCGCATTATCATTAAATTTATAATATCCTGCATCGATAATTTGTCCTCCAACAATCCAAAGTCTTGCTTCTTTTATTGTTCGTTTTGCTTCAGAAATCTGAACCAAAGAATCTTCTGTAATTCTGTTAGATTTATTTTCCAATCCTTCAAAAACAAAATCTTTCCATTCTGTTTCGTTGAAAACTTTTCCTGTAAAAATTTTCGCTTCGTTGTAAGGTTTAATGAATTTTATTTCATCTTTTTTCCAAATCAATTCTTCTGAAATTTTATGAACGGAAACGTTATGATTGAGAAGATTTTCACCATAATATTGAGAATACACTTCATACAGGTGATTGCCTCCGTAAAAAGAACCTGGAAACCAATCGGTATTTTGTTTTGCCAATCTTGCAATTGTCACCGAGCCATACACGAAAATATCTTTTCTATCTGTTTCGAAGTCTATTCTTTCTACAGTTGGAGGAATATTAATTACATGATAATCAATATTTAATTCTTCCAAAGCATCAAAAATTTTGTAATGATCGGGATCTAAATATACATTAGCCTGAACTAAAAAATACATGGTTATTAGTTTTTAAGGTTCTTATTATTTACTTTTTACAATACTTGATAATTCCAATTTTGCATCTTCAGGGAATCCTGAAAGACCGGGAATATCGTTGTATTCTAAAATCACTTCTTCTCCGTTTTCTGTTTCTAGAACATCAATGGCAACAATATCTGCTTTGATATCTTCTTGTAACTGTTTTACTTTTTCTATCCATCCTTTTTCCGGCTCACTGATTTGATATTCCTGAGTTAAAGAATTGGCTTTCCAATATTTGCCTTTTCTTCTCATTGCCCAAACTTTATCATTTATAGCCAAATAACGAATGTCATATTTATAGTTAATAAATTTCTCTGTTGTCACATAATCCTGATGGATAAACAGTAAATCTTTTAATTCTTCCCATTGTTCTTTGGTCGAAACCATACTTTTTCCGTATCCACCGTGATGGTTTCCAACTTTAACCACAAATGGAAACTGCATTTCCAGATTTTTCAATTGAGTTACATTGGTTGCTACATTAAAATCAATAACAGGTAATCCGAGTCTTTTCAATCTATTTAACATTGATAATCTTTCGTATCCCATTAATAATGTTGAAGCTGAATTCACACAAGGAATTCCTGAATATTCAATTAATTCTAAAATATTTCTGTGTTTCGCTTTAGGATTTACAGCCCCCAATCTCCAAAAAATAATATCCGGTTTGCAGACTCCATCTGCATCAATAACATACAGTTCAGCATCTTTTACAATAAATTCTGAGGTCTGAACTTTCTTCTGAACCACATTAAATCCTGCAAAGTAATCTTTACAATATTTTTCTCCATTGATGATTAAAATTGTTTTCATTTTTTTATTTTTTAAGATTATACCATCATATCAGCACAATTGGAACTTGCAAATGCGTAAGGTTTTGCCTTAAACACATATCCCATTCCCAAAATATATCCCATTGCGTCTTTCAAAGCAACGTTAGATTTAAAATCCGGATCGGTGTTAATGTCTGCGTGTACCTCCATTTCCACATCATAAGTTTCCAGAATAGAGCAAATTGCATAGGCGATTTCTACGGATTTGTTGACCTCGTTCAACATTCGCTCTTTGATACTGATATTCTGTATTTCTCTTTCTTTTCTGATAAAGGTAAACGCTCCTTTTCCCTCACGAATAAAGACAACTGCCGTAGCATAATTAATGGCGTCACCATAAACGTGAGAGTCTGATCCCACACACACTTTCAGTCGGTGTCCATTTGCCTGTTCGCGGATGATGGCTTCTTCTACCAGTTGTGTGATAGAGTGTTGGAAAAATTTTCCAGTCATATTTTGCCATGTTTGTTGTTGCGTTTCCATTTTTTCTACATGTTTTGTTTAAATATTAAATTGTTAAATATGTGAATTGTGAATAGTCAATTTTTAAATTCATTATTAACTATTCACTTTTCTGTTGATTCATCAGGACTCGAACCTGAACAACAAGAGTCAAAGTCTTGTGTGCTGACCAATTACACTATGAATCAGTTTCGCGGAACAGACAGGAATCGAACCTGTACCTTTAGTTTTTCAGACTAACGCGCAGACCTTCTACACCACTCTTCCAAGTTTGCTAATTACTTTTTGTACGGAAAGAGGGATTCGAACCCCCAAAACCTTGAGCCTAAATCAAGTGTGTCTACCATTTCCACCATTCCCGCAAATTTTCATGAGTAATCAGTAATGTGTAATTAATAATATAAATTCATACTTAATAATTTATACTAGCAATAATTACTCATTGCACATTACCATTACTCATATTTTGTACTCCATAAGGGAATCGAACCCTTGCTTTCTGCTCGAAAGGCAGGCGTCCTAACCGTTAGACGAATGGAGCGTTAAAAAAAATCAACCAACCAGGAATCGAACCTAAACAACAAGAGTACATTTCCTGCATGCTGCCGTTACATTATCAGCTGATTTTTATAGTGGAAGTAGTAGGATTCGAACCTACTCAGCAATGAAGCAACAGATTTACAGTCTGCCCCGACTCTCCAACTTCGGCGTACTTCCGGATTTTGGTGCTAGTTGATTGTTGTTGGTTGATAGTTTTCAGATAATGCAATATCTCTAACTTCTAATCTCTAGCATCTAACTTCTTTTTTGTGAAGAAAAATAAAGCTTGTCATTATTTTTTTAGTTTGATATATGAACTTCTTCGCTCGACAAACTTTTTATTTTCTTCGGAACTAATCTCATTTTAGTTATTTGAGATGGTGATGGGATTCAAACCCACTCAGTTTTCACAACGGTTTTGCAGACCGCCCCGACTCTTCCACTTCGGCGAACCATCATTTTTTATGAGTGATAAGAAATTGGTAATGAGTAATTTTTCCAATTAACTTTTAACTCTAATTTTTTTTGAAAAAAAACAAAGCCTGTCTTAATTTTTTGTTTGATATAAGAACTTCTTCGCTCGACAAACTTTTATTTTTTCTTCGGAACTAATCTCATTTTAGTTATTTGAGATGGTGATGGGATTCAAACCCACTCAGTTTTCACAACGGTTTTGCAGACCGCCCCGACTCTTCCACTTCGGCGAACCATCATTTTTTATGAGTAATAAATAATTGATAATGAGTAATTTTTCCAATTAACTTTTAACTCTAATTTTTTTTGAAGAAAAACAAAGCCTGTCTTAATTTTTTGTTTGATATAAGAACTTCTTCGCTCGACAAACTTTTATTCTCTTCTTTGAAACAATTAACATTTAGTTAGTTGCGATTCTGGAAAGATTCGAACTTTCAACTTCCGGTTTAACAGACCGGCGCTCTACCATTGAGCTACAAAATCATTTTTTGTAATTTCGGAAGGACTCGAACCTTCAACCTTCGGCTTATGAAACCGATACTCTAACCTATTGAGCTACGAAATCTTTTATGTGAACTGCCAATTATCAATTCCCTTTGCTATCAATTTTCAAATTCACTTACGAAGTGAAATTCATTATTGATCATTCACATTATTGCACTCCATAAGAGAATCGAACTCTTATTTACTGCTCGAAAGGCAGCTGTCCTAAACCATTAGACGAATGGAGCAAATTGTCTGGAAAGCAAGATTCGAACTTGCGACCTCCCGCGTCCAAGACGGGTAAACAACCACCGTTATCTTTCCAGTTTTGCAGATTCACTTCAAAATTCTTTTCCGAGAGACAGTCGGATCGGAAATTATCCATGAATCTTTGCGGTCTATGCGAGAATCGAACTCGCAGTGCCTGAGCGACAGTCAGGCAGGTTAGCCATTACCTCAATAGACCTTTTTTGTGATTCCGACAGAACTCGAACCTGTAACCCCGGGTTTAGAAAACCCATGCTCTATCCAATTGAGCCACGGAACCTTAGTTAATATGAATAGTGAATTCTCAATTCGCTTTGCTTGTCAATCTTAAATTCACTTACGAAGTAAAATTCACCATTGACCATTCACTTTTTAGTAACCCCAGAAAGATTTGAACTTTCAACCCCCGGTTTAAAAGACCGGTGCTCTAACCATTTGAGCTATGAGATTATTTTTGTAATCGCAGAAGGACTCGAACCTTCAACCTTCGGCGTATCAGACCGATGCTCCAACCAATTGAGCTATGCGATTATTTTTTAAACTTGTGAATTGTTAATTGTCAATCACTTCGCTTGTCAATTTTAATTCACTTATGAAATAAAATTTACTATTGACCATTCACATTTTTGGGTTTCTCCGGGGATCGAACCCTGTTCTCCGGTGCCACAGACCGACGCTTTACCAAATAAGCTAAAGAAACCATAAAAAAAGCGCCTCTTTTTGGGAGGCGCTCTATATTTTGACGTATCAGTTCATTAACTGACGCATTTATATAAGCACCTTTTATCCACAAATTCACT harbors:
- a CDS encoding slipin family protein gives rise to the protein MFKNVQIKAYQVGLVFKNRNLIEILKEGNHWIFGNKSVEIHEMKNPFKTTEDLNLLLKNEGLNSMLEVIDVKDGEIVLVQENGIFKEVLNVGQYAFWKGVLNREFQKIDLTKVEITEKISKTILENMKLKNFTRKFVVTNQYKGLLLIDGKLTKVLEAGTYYFWNNEISVEVKAIDTRMQQMEIAGQELLTKDKAMLRINFYVRFQVENIEKALMENKEYDKQLYILMQLALREFVGALTLDELLVKKDAVGKEILENLGNKAEDLGLKASDAGIRDVILTGEMKEIMNQVLIAEKKAQANSIMRREETASTRSLLNTAKLMEENEVLWKLKEMEYMEKIADKIGDITVSGNSNILSQLKEIFAK
- a CDS encoding 3'-5' exonuclease → MKTTNTILIVDLEATCWENDRIPPGQKVDIIEIGICELNVTTKAISKKQSIYVIPERSKINKFCTDLTGITPQLIKEKGIHFEEACEKIRDEYDSTSLTWAGFGNFDKEQIMEQCDYLGIENPFSENYLNVMNQFKNYHGLHKMMGLKRALKFFNMDFEGNHHSGADDAYNAARILRKILE
- a CDS encoding DinB family protein; this encodes MDIFRLIQDIKKHLKLSFDEVERWFDKDKATLNYPPSNGGWTVQQILEHIYLTNFYLLILIEKGSKKAMRNYLNLDLNLEMQHYSFDKEKFDKVGEYGAFEWIRPEHMEPKGELNLNEIRSLISQQYHQCLNYLDLMKNGEGLLCKTTMTVNELGKINVYEYIYFLSLHAQRHVIQMKNNELEIS
- a CDS encoding peptidase, with protein sequence MLQAEIKSLLREDISILIKIPNSGKHYLCDCGEASLLTVKEIQSVSAIFISHTHIDHFSNFDGIFRHQIGSGEKIVICGPKNIHHQVEARLKSYTWNLVDESAIEYEIREIVSKEEINVYKIRPPHWDLELGTTQNFLFEDEYVNVDFAILDHKTDSIAYLFKEKDSVTFNEYASEFKKGKWISELKTAFENNDSNKEIRIEETVYKASDLFHLLTKSEGYKLGVIMDHAVCENNYEKIKTIFKEADLVYIETFYKDEDQEFAKTNYHSFASASGKIMNEFEVKEAIPIHFSRRYTENDKLEIETAFYKAFREN
- a CDS encoding metallophosphoesterase family protein, encoding MKPNIFFTADHHFGHENIIKFSERPFESLEQMNEELIKRWNERITDGDTVYHLGDMSLGKPDFTKEILDQLNGNIHLIKGNHEGAALTYPKRFASIRDYHELKIDEPENDNGKQKIILFHYAMRTWNGSHRGVWQLYGHSHGTLSDDEMALSIDVGVDCHNFCPISYEEVKELMKKKKWTPPFVPRS
- a CDS encoding 3'-5' exonuclease, with protein sequence MKTTDNILIIDLEATCWDDRPPRGQESEIIEIGVCIMDAKTGKISQNEGILVKPQFSKVSPFCTALTSITQKMLDEEGILLEDALDILRAEYDSEDLTWASYGNYDLNMLQNQARRFNVDYPLSDDHINVKTLFGELHPTVRKSVGMARALGELNLKLEGTHHRGVDDAKNIAKILHWCLQQ
- a CDS encoding RNA ligase, Rnl2 family, whose amino-acid sequence is MIFKTYNSIENAYQTRVIDQINLQGFGDEVFIVQEKVHGANFSFFTDGKEIKIAKRTAFIEKDEKFYNAHQILERYRKNVIDVFEKVKTIYPDLETVVIYGELFGGGYKHKEVEPVKDAIKVQKGVEYAPYNEFYAFDIKLNGTTYLDTDLVNQIFEETGFFYAKILFQGTLDEALKFSNVFDSKIPAWLGLSEIENNMCEGTIVKTLKTKYFGNGSRVILKNKNEKWVEKSKMVRKDKPTQKEVHFSEKAQEIWEEIQKYATVNRLNNVVSKIGEFEPKMIGKVIGFFSQDILEDFEKDFPKVFTIIEKDEQKRINKKLNSLVIDFIKEELMTLKV
- a CDS encoding cyclic-phosphate processing receiver domain-containing protein, with translation MEITKRLLFLDDIRYPIEAYHYTKQNIFLRKDWHIVRNYEQFVNRILEKGLPEMISFDHDLADEHYLEPDSKGFVEKTGYDCAKWLVEYCMDNYLDLPKFYSHSMNPVGKANIEGLLNNFKKL
- a CDS encoding ATP-grasp domain-containing protein; translated protein: MKTILIINGEKYCKDYFAGFNVVQKKVQTSEFIVKDAELYVIDADGVCKPDIIFWRLGAVNPKAKHRNILELIEYSGIPCVNSASTLLMGYERLSMLNRLKRLGLPVIDFNVATNVTQLKNLEMQFPFVVKVGNHHGGYGKSMVSTKEQWEELKDLLFIHQDYVTTEKFINYKYDIRYLAINDKVWAMRRKGKYWKANSLTQEYQISEPEKGWIEKVKQLQEDIKADIVAIDVLETENGEEVILEYNDIPGLSGFPEDAKLELSSIVKSK
- a CDS encoding ribonuclease H-like YkuK family protein, which gives rise to METQQQTWQNMTGKFFQHSITQLVEEAIIREQANGHRLKVCVGSDSHVYGDAINYATAVVFIREGKGAFTFIRKEREIQNISIKERMLNEVNKSVEIAYAICSILETYDVEMEVHADINTDPDFKSNVALKDAMGYILGMGYVFKAKPYAFASSNCADMMV
- a CDS encoding ATP-grasp domain-containing protein; translated protein: MYFLVQANVYLDPDHYKIFDALEELNIDYHVINIPPTVERIDFETDRKDIFVYGSVTIARLAKQNTDWFPGSFYGGNHLYEVYSQYYGENLLNHNVSVHKISEELIWKKDEIKFIKPYNEAKIFTGKVFNETEWKDFVFEGLENKSNRITEDSLVQISEAKRTIKEARLWIVGGQIIDAGYYKFNDNAPFEENVSEDGLSFANEMIQLFNLEEAFVMDICLIDEGWKIVEINCINSSGFYPNTNVKSIIKALNIYFSN